The DNA window ACCTCTACTGCGTATCAGGAGGAAGTGGGAGGGAGGAGTGGAGGTTCGGGACGGGTGGGGGTGTGTATAGCTCCCCAGCGATAGGAGATGTGGACGGGGACGGGCGGGCTGAGATAGCGGTTGCAAGCTGGGATGGCTGGCTGTATCTTTTGAAGGTGAAAGGAGAGAGGGGGCAGGAGGCAGGGGAGATACTTTGGGCGAGGTGGCACGGAGACGGTTTCGGGACAGGGCTTTTGGAGAACGCACTCTCCTACGGGCTGGCATCAAAGACGGGGACGACCGACGAGTGGACTCCGGGCGAATTCGTCCCTCCCACCAAACAGCCCCCATTCCTTGAGCTTTCCCTCTCATTCAGGGACGTCTCAGGGGACGACATACTTGAGGGACTTGAAACGGGCAGGCTCACCGTCTCCGTCTCCAACACGGGCGAGGGTCCCTCCTACGGTCTCTCCCTCAGCGTTAGCCTGAAGCCAGCCTCCATCGCAAAGATGATTGAGGTCCAAACCCCCGAAAGTATAAAACGGATAAAGCCGGGCGAGACCAAGCGGGTGAGCCTGAGGCTGAAGGCGGACGTGAACCTGCCCACAGGAGAAGCGGTCGTGGTCGTAAGCGGGAAGGAACGGAGCGAATACGACCCTATGCCAGTTTTCATCAAAATCAAGACCAGAAGGTTTAAAAAGCCCCTCCTTCAGCTATCCGAGATTGAGATAGTGGACGACGGTAGCGGGTTCTCATCCGGAAACGGCGACGGCGTCATTCAAAACGGCGAAACCGTAGAGGTTCACGGGAGCTTGAGGAACATCGGCGAGGGAGAGGGGAAAGGAGTCAGGGTGAGCGTGGAATCCTCCGCATCGGGAGTGGAAATCCGTCATCAGCCTGATTTCTCGGGAGACATACCCTCCGGCGGGGAGGCGAGGGTGAGGTTTGCGGTGGCGGTCAGCAGGACGTTCGGGGAGAGCTACATCCCGATTTCCGTTCGGTATCTTGACGCTCGTGGGTTCGGTTCAAGCCAGGAGATCACCCTGAATTGCGAGCTGGTGAAGCCGGTCTTGAGCATCACGACATCGGTCTTTGACGGCGGGAGTGGGCTTTCAAGGGGTAACGGGAACGGGATTCTGGAAAGGGGCGAAAGGGTTGAGCTTAGGGTGAGGGTCAGAAACGAGGGCGAGCTTGAGGCAAGGGGGGTGAAGCTCTCCCTGAGCGGGCTTGAAAGGGGAATACGTCGGGTGAAAGGTGAGGCTGAGCTTGGGAGAATCCCGCCGGGACGTGAGGTAGCAGGTTCGCTATCGGTCCATCTCGGAAGGTCAGGGAGGTTCAAGCTGACGGTGAAGGCGGAGCAGGAGGATTTTGAGGGAAGCAGTGCGGAGGTTGAGCTTGACGTCAAAGAGCGGATACCGCCTGAGATACCGGGGGAGATTCCGGCGAGCGAGGAGGTCAGCCCGCCATTGGTGATTATAACTGAGCCGAAGGGTGAGAGGACGGACAGGGGTTCGGTCAAACTCTCCGCAGTGATTACGGACGAAAAGAGGGAGATAAAGGAGGTGAAGGTATACCTCAACGGTGTGGAGGTGAAGGGGAGAGGGGTGTCGGTAGTGCCTTCGGGGAGGGAGGTCAGGATTGAGCGGGAGCTTTACCTGAAGGAGGGGTGGAACAGGATAGAGGTGGTGGCGACGAACGGGGTGAAGGAGGGTAGGGGGATAAAGGTGATAAGGTATGAGGCGGTGTTTGACCCGACGGGAGTTTACAGGAGGAAGCACGCACTGGTGGTTGGCGTGGACAGGTATGAACATCTCCCGCCGAAATTACAGCTTGGGTATGCGGTGTCGGACGCAGAGGCGATGGCGAAGTTGCTGAAGGAGTATGGATTTGAGGTCAAGCTACTGATTAACGCGACGAAGGGGGAGATAGAGAGGGAGCTTGCGAGACTTGCAGACAAGAGGGTGGTCTCGGAGAATGATGCAGTTCTGTTCTTCTTCGCCGGGCATGGGCAATCGGTGAGGTTGCCGGAGGGGGAGATGGGCTTCCTGATACCGAGCGATGCGGACGTAAACCTTTCGGACCCGTCGGATGCAGGGGGATACATGGCGAGCGCTATACCGATGAGCAGGCTGAAGGAGTATGCCAAAGCGATACAGGCGAAGCACAGGCTTTTCATCCTGGACTGCTGTTTTTCGGGTTTGGCGACGGACAGGGGGATGAGGAAACTCTCAAAGGCTACCAGGAGACAGCTAAAGCTCTGGGCGAGGTTCAGGGCGGCGCAGGTGATAACTGCAGGGGGAAAGGGGCAGAGCGTGCCTGAGCGAGGGGATGTGGGGCACGGTGCGTTCACCTACGAGCTTTTGAAGGGTCTGAAGGGGCTTGCTGACCTTGACGACAACGGGATAATAACTGCGTCCGAGCTCGGCGTCTACCTCAAAAGAAAGATGGCGGACTACGGGCTGATGCCCCAACTGGGAACATACTTCGGGACGGAAGGGGACTTCATGTTCGTGAAGTGAAGGTGAAGAAATTGGCGGGGGGAACGTTGAAGGAGATAGGGGATTATGTGAAGGAGAAGGTCAGGCGGGAGACCGGGGACGTTCAGCATCCGGTATTGACGGGGCGATATGACGGTAACCTGCCCATGGCCGTTATTCCCATCGCCGATTCCACCGCTCGGTAATACCCACGGGCAGGCACGGGGGCCTGCTCCTACGATTTGCTGAAATATTCTTCCATCTCGCACGTTATTTATCAATGAGAACGGAGGTGATTCATGAGACGGCATCTGATAATCGGTCTTACTCTATCGCTCCTGTTCACCCTCATCGCCTGGGCCGAGGAGCCCGGATGGGTGGTAGAGGCCACGGGACAGGCGAGGATAATCGAGGGGAACGTCGAGGCAGCTGAGGCGCAGGCCGAGAGGGACGCCCTCAGAAACGCCCTCCAATACCAGATCGGAGTCAACATCAAAAGCCAGACCGTCGTCCATAACGCCGAGCTCGTAAGCGACGTCGTTGACGCCCATGTGGAGGGATACGCCAGGAAGCTGGGATATATCGAAAGACCCCATCCCGATCCCGAAAACCCCGGCTACATCCGCGTCAAACTCAAGGTCTGGGTCTCACCGGACATCCACGAGGTTATGGAGAAGCTGTCCAATCCGAGGGTCATCTTCGTCGGCGTGAAGGTCAGGACGGAGGATCTGGACGAGCGGCTCTCGAAGCTGGCTCGAGACAAATTCCACTCCACGCTCAGAAGCACGCTCATCGAGGCGGGATATGGGGAGGAGAGAAAGGATAAGAAGGAGCGAGATGAAGGTCCATACATCC is part of the Candidatus Poribacteria bacterium genome and encodes:
- a CDS encoding caspase family protein → LYCVSGGSGREEWRFGTGGGVYSSPAIGDVDGDGRAEIAVASWDGWLYLLKVKGERGQEAGEILWARWHGDGFGTGLLENALSYGLASKTGTTDEWTPGEFVPPTKQPPFLELSLSFRDVSGDDILEGLETGRLTVSVSNTGEGPSYGLSLSVSLKPASIAKMIEVQTPESIKRIKPGETKRVSLRLKADVNLPTGEAVVVVSGKERSEYDPMPVFIKIKTRRFKKPLLQLSEIEIVDDGSGFSSGNGDGVIQNGETVEVHGSLRNIGEGEGKGVRVSVESSASGVEIRHQPDFSGDIPSGGEARVRFAVAVSRTFGESYIPISVRYLDARGFGSSQEITLNCELVKPVLSITTSVFDGGSGLSRGNGNGILERGERVELRVRVRNEGELEARGVKLSLSGLERGIRRVKGEAELGRIPPGREVAGSLSVHLGRSGRFKLTVKAEQEDFEGSSAEVELDVKERIPPEIPGEIPASEEVSPPLVIITEPKGERTDRGSVKLSAVITDEKREIKEVKVYLNGVEVKGRGVSVVPSGREVRIERELYLKEGWNRIEVVATNGVKEGRGIKVIRYEAVFDPTGVYRRKHALVVGVDRYEHLPPKLQLGYAVSDAEAMAKLLKEYGFEVKLLINATKGEIERELARLADKRVVSENDAVLFFFAGHGQSVRLPEGEMGFLIPSDADVNLSDPSDAGGYMASAIPMSRLKEYAKAIQAKHRLFILDCCFSGLATDRGMRKLSKATRRQLKLWARFRAAQVITAGGKGQSVPERGDVGHGAFTYELLKGLKGLADLDDNGIITASELGVYLKRKMADYGLMPQLGTYFGTEGDFMFVK